CACATTCAGAATAAGGAAGCCAAGCAAGAGATAGCGGAAAGGGCTGCACAACTGATAGAAGATGGAGACACGGTATTTTTAGGTCCAGGAACAACAGTGGCCTTTCTGGCTGAGGCCATTAAAAATCCTCGCCTAACAGTCATCACAAACTGTATGCCTGTTTTTACCATCCTATCTCAAAAGAAGACTGAGGAGTTTCAAGTCTTTCTTCTGGGGGGAGAATATCGCCAAGTGACAGAATCCTTTGTAGGAGAAATTACCAATACAAGTTTAGAAAAAATGCGATTCAGCAAGATTTTCTTTTCAGGTAACGGACTTAAGGGAACTGATGTCATGACCTCTACCCTAGCTGAAGCCTATACGCAAAATATTGCCATTAAGCATTCTTTAGAAAAATATCTACTGCTGGATGCCTCAAAAATTGGAAAAGATGATTTTACTTCTTTTTGTGATTTGAATGATGTAACTGCTCTAGTGACAGATATGAATGCAAAGGATGAAAATTACCAATTATTAAGTAAGTACATCGAAATTATCACTACAAAATCATAAAGTTATCAAAACCAACAGCAAAATGTTGGTTTTTTGTTTGTATACGAAAAAAATAAACAAAAATAAAACAAAATATGTTGACTTTGTGTTTATTTGGTTGTATAATTTAAACATAAAAAGCGAAAACGCTTTTTCTAAGTTTTGCAAAACAAAGATTTTCTGCCAAATATGGCTACAACTTTCTATTTTTGTTAGGAGATAGGTTATGACAATCATTATCGGTGCTGATCCAGCGGGCTCAAAACTAAAAGACGTTATTAAAGATTATTTGCTAGAAAAATCATATGACTTTAAAGATGTCAGTGATGGAAGTGATTTTGTTGACACAACTTTAGCAGTAGTTGCAGCAGTCAATCAAGAGGAAGGAAATCTTGGTATTGTGATTGATGCTTATGGTGTTGGTCCATTTATGACCGCAACTAAAGTCAAAGGCATGATTGCTGCAGAAGTTTCAGATGAACGTTCTGCCTATATGACAAGAGGACACAACAATTCGCGTATTATTACAATCGGTAGTGAGATTGTAGGAGAAGGAATTGCTAAAAATATCGTTAAAGGATTTGTTGAAGGTGAGTATGATGGCGGCCGTCACCAAATTCGTGTTGATATGCTAAATAAAATGTGCTAATTGTTGTAAATAAAGGAGAATAAGAGATGAAAATTGCAATCGGTTGTGACCACATTGTAACCTATGAAAAAATCGCAGTGGTAGATTATTTGAAAAATCAAGGATATGAAGTATTGGACTTTGGGACTTATGACAATGTTCGTACTCATTACCCGATCTTTGGTAAAAAAGTTGGTGAAGCTGTTGCAAGCGGACAAGCAGATTTGGGAATTTGTATCTGCGGAACAGGTGTTGGAATCAACAATGCTGTAAACAAGGTTCCTGGTGTTCGGTCA
The nucleotide sequence above comes from Streptococcus sp. 29887. Encoded proteins:
- a CDS encoding DeoR/GlpR family DNA-binding transcription regulator — translated: MNKRERLEEITRLVNKKGTVRISEIVELLNVTDMTVRRDFIELEEQGVLTKIHGGARSNKAFQYREYSHSEKHIQNKEAKQEIAERAAQLIEDGDTVFLGPGTTVAFLAEAIKNPRLTVITNCMPVFTILSQKKTEEFQVFLLGGEYRQVTESFVGEITNTSLEKMRFSKIFFSGNGLKGTDVMTSTLAEAYTQNIAIKHSLEKYLLLDASKIGKDDFTSFCDLNDVTALVTDMNAKDENYQLLSKYIEIITTKS
- the lacA gene encoding galactose-6-phosphate isomerase subunit LacA gives rise to the protein MTIIIGADPAGSKLKDVIKDYLLEKSYDFKDVSDGSDFVDTTLAVVAAVNQEEGNLGIVIDAYGVGPFMTATKVKGMIAAEVSDERSAYMTRGHNNSRIITIGSEIVGEGIAKNIVKGFVEGEYDGGRHQIRVDMLNKMC